From the Theobroma cacao cultivar B97-61/B2 chromosome 2, Criollo_cocoa_genome_V2, whole genome shotgun sequence genome, one window contains:
- the LOC18608277 gene encoding uncharacterized protein LOC18608277 → MAGNEEALFGFMRDLGGQWCSRRRKRRIVNASILGDSLPVGWKLLLGLKRREGRASVYFQLSAYLQSYFGGLHDAHLTLDKDGDIAQQVHQMVSENGGIVQKEDDRRRSDEHEKEVNLLGIDNLAEVQIHDLFECHKCNMTFDEKDAYLQHLLSFHQRTTRRYRLGSSVGDGVILRDGKFECQFCHKVFHEHRQYNGHVGIHVRNYVRGIEDSPGLLTLPRRTEVATRQESAPRISKMDALIEIEQNSILETTTTVPRYELNDGLSPDKLNAASNPEIPASTSDHEMNSDSPLSESGTEDDMTYRSGRLMKLAML, encoded by the exons ATGGCGGGAAATGAGGAGGCTTTGTTTGGGTTTATGAGAGATTTGGGTGGGCAGTGGTGTAGTAGGAGAAGGAAGAGGAGGATTGTTAATGCTAGTATTTTAGGAGACTCGTTGCCAGTGGGGTGGAAGCTTTTGTTGGGGTTAAAGAGGAGGGAAGGTCGCGCCTCGGTTTATTTCC AACTTTCTGCGTACTTGCAATCCTACTTTGGTGGACTCCATGATGCACATCTGACGTTGGATAAAGATGGTGACATTGCTCAGCAGGTCCATCAAATGGTTTCTGAAAAT GGAGGTATCGTCCAGAAAGAGGATGATCGAAGGCGGTCTGATGAACATGAGAAGGAAGTCAACTTGCTGGGTATTGATAACCTGGCGGAAGTTCAAATACATGATCTTTTTGAATGCCATAAATGCAATATGACATTTGATGAGAAGGATGCATATTTACAGCACCTTCTGTCATTTCATCAGAGGACTACAAGGAGGTATAGACTTGGTTCTTCTGTTGGGGATGGTGTGATACTTAGAGATGGAAAATTTGAATGTCAATTCTGTCATAAGGTATTTCATGAACATCGTCAGTACAACGGTCATGTTGGGATACATGTCAGGAATTATGTGAGAGGAATTGAAGATTCACCTGGTTTACTGACTCTTCCAAGGAGAACTGAGGTTGCAACTAGGCAAGAGTCGGCCCCAAGGATCTCTAAGATGGATGCTTTAATTGAAATTGAGCAGAATTCTATTCTTGAAACTACTACTACTGTGCCTAGATACGAACTCAATGATGGATTAAGTCCTGATAAATTGAATGCAGCTTCTAATCCAGAAATTCCTGCTTCTACTTCCGATCATGAAATGAATTCTGATTCTCCTTTAAGTGAATCTGGAACAGAGGATGACATGACTTATAGATCT GGAAGACTGATGAAGCTAGCAATGCTGTGA
- the LOC108660742 gene encoding uncharacterized protein LOC108660742, with amino-acid sequence MDEQNGSISETFVRKDSLTFHADELNKSCSKQQRSSESNLLLLSTGQGLCDVKNNVNLVGAGAREHHKPEEVDNNENAELDIGFGNGCGPAEDVAPETIHQTSEESVLQAEGSDSSMSLLQPLNGTLASNAISDKGEDGLCSIDRKHDNVTGFDELRLDEIEQINLSFGGVQESPSLPEVPVDLANNPDIGGAYGSSVQFESEALLNMAGKHQLTTVCVWCGTEFDQEAIDSEIQSDSVGYMCPTCKGKFLGNSMH; translated from the exons ATGGATGAGCAAAATGGTAGTATATCTGAAACTTTTGTCCGGAAAGATAGTTTAACCTTTCATGCTGATGAACTCAACAAGTCTTGCAGTAAGCAGCAAAGAAGTTCTGAAAGCAACTTACTTCTTCTCTCCACCGGCCAGGGTCTCTGTGATGTTAAGAATAATGTCAATTTAGTTGGTGCTGGTGCAAGAGAGCATCATAAACCTGAAGAGGTGGATAACAATGAGAATGCTGAGTTAGATATTGGTTTTGGAAACGGTTGTGGGCCAGCTGAAGATGTTGCACCAGAGACTATACATCAAACATCTGAAGAAAGTGTACTTCAGGCCGAAGGGTCTGACTCATCAATGTCCCTATTGCAACCTCTAAATGGTACATTGGCATCAAATGCAATCTCAGATAAG GGAGAAGATGGTTTATGCAGCATTGATCGGAAGCATGACAATGTAACAGGATTTGATGAGCTGAGGTTGGATGAAATAGAGCAGATAAATTTAAGCTTTGGTGGTGTACAAGAATCTCCCTCGTTGCCAGAGGTTCCGGTAGATTTGGCTAATAATCCAGATATAGGAGGTGCTTATGGTTCCTCAGTTCAGTTTGAATCAGAAGCCTTGTTAAATATGGCTGGCAAGCATCAGCTTACAACTGTTTGTGTGTGGTGTGGAACAGAGTTCGACCAGGAGGCTATTGATTCTGAAATACAATCAGATTCGGTTGGTTACATGTGTCCGACCTGCAAGGGCAAATTTCTAGGCAACTCAATGCATTAA
- the LOC18608279 gene encoding metacaspase-1, which yields MEIKIVCQRCRQKFAATTNAETVVCPHCRKVNPNRTLQKRSSTGEHGRVSALLVGNCIRETLKKILRGSTPKPAAALGSSSSTISSKLCALDYTGPRANKRALLCGVSYKKWKYKLKGTINDVSNMKDLLTQYYEYREENILVLTEEQTDPRLIPTKANIEHCLKWLVDDCRSGDSLVFYYSGHGLRQPDFDNDERDGFDETICPVDFLREGMILDNDIYAIIVKPLTEGVTLHAIVDACHSGTILDLEHVYNKEKEKWEDNSPPSGVRKQTSGGKAYCISACEDDQVAADTSAFSSKSMNGAMTFILVRVVREKSRITYGELLNEMHERIKEANKQGCLGDSRILSRIFGPNLTQKPLLSASEEFDIYQRPFKL from the exons ATGGAAATTAAAATCGTATGTCAGCGTTGCAGGCAAAAGTTTGCAGCGACAACCAATGCTGAGACAGTTGTTTGCCCACATTGCCGTAAGGTCAATCCAAATCGAACGTTACAGAAACGATCATCTACCGGAGAACATGGCAGGGTAAGTGCCCTGTTGGTAGGTAACTGTATAAGGGAAACGCTGAAGAAAATACTGCGGGGCAGCACCCCAAAACCTGCTGCTGCTTTAGGGTCATCGTCCTCAACCATTTCCTCTAAGCTTTGTGCTTTGGACTACACTGGCCCACGGGCAAATAAACGTGCACTTCTTTGCGGTGTGAGTTATAAGAAGTGGAAGTATAAGCTCAAGGGGACCATAAACGATGTGTCAAATATGAAAGATTTGTTGACTCAATACTATGAATACCGGGAGGAAAACATTCTAGTGCTCACAG AGGAACAGACAGACCCCCGACTTATACCAACAAAGGCAAACATCGAGCATTGCTTGAAATGGCTGGTGGATGACTGCCGGTCAGGAGATTCGCTGGTGTTCTACTACTCGGGACATGGCTTACGCCAACCCGATTTCGATAATGATGAGCGTGATGGGTTCGACGAAACCATCTGCCCGGTGGATTTTCTGAGAGAAGGCATGATCCTCGATAATGACATCTATGCCATCATTGTTAAGCCGTTGACAGAGGGTGTCACGCTTCATGCCATTGTTGATGCTTGCCATAGTGGAACTATTCTTGATCTAGAGCACGTCTATAATAAAGAAAA GGAAAAGTGGGAAGATAACAGTCCTCCATCAGGTGTGAGAAAACAGACAAGTGGTGGAAAAGCATATTGTATCAGCGCTTGCGAAGATGACCAGGTTGCCGCTGACACATCT GCTTTTAGTTCCAAGTCAATGAATGGTGCAATGACATTCATTTTAGTACGAGTTGTCAGAGAAAAATCAAGGATAACATACGGTGAATTACTTAACGAGATGCATGAGCGAATTAAGGAAGCTAACAAACAAGGATGCCTGGGTGATTCAAGAATATTGAGTAGAATATTTGGCCCCAATCTCACACAG AAGCCTCTACTTTCAGCTTCTGAAGAGTTTGACATTTACCAGAGGCCATTTAAACTATAA